ccctgaTTTAAAGTAACTTATTTGATAAGCTGAGAATTTAAAAtgttgggtaattttgacttataaataatttatgagttattaaaaatataatcctcCGTTCCACCAGgaagtttacgttcactgtttgcacgcattctGAGACTCTTGTGAAACACGTGAGACTCTTATGAAATATAGTTCAGTAacgttttttttgaataaaagtttaaacgtcaaacttcttttcaggattttttataaaaaaaaacattattgaaCTATGCTTTATAGgaacctcaaaatgcgtgccgaaAAGTTgcgtaaagaatctggtgggatggagggagtaatagtaataataataaaattgatttatgagtaacttatgatttaggaataatttttatcaaaaaaaagttaaaaaaaatttagctaCTGAAAAAAGactctgacttattacacaaacagacatttttcagcttaaagccAAAGATAGCTTAAAGGCCGGGTTTTAAGCCCAAGCAAACACCCTCTGTAATATGCATTGCTAACTTTGTTCACCTATTCTGTTTGTTGTGTCATTTGTGATATCTGTTTGTTGTGCGTCATATGTGATTGAGTCTCCATGGAATCAagatataaataaacaaataatgaaTCCCAAAAGTAGTGTAAGATCCACTTAAATTAATGAACTGTGCTTACACACAACTGCATTCGTTAAAATAAGCTACTCTGGTCTATGGTACTCAAATTAAATGGACCGGAAAGATGTTAAATAAGCGACTGAAATAATGTggtataaaaatatacatggtTGAAGGAAGTTAAGTTATTGGGGGTGTTTGTTTttgagaagcagaagctgcttctggtttctgcttttcttaactcgtttgtgtaaaaaagcagaagcacttttaagaagctgagaatgctagcttctctctcacagcttctgcttcttttccaaacactttattaacttttttacttctcacttctaatccacttcttcactttaagcacggaatcactttttttaagcttggccaaacggccccattgtTACCAATATTTTTAGTTGCACGACTCCTGACTTTTTCTGTGCAACTGTTATGAATCTTCCTCCAGAGTCCAGGCTACAAATTAATCTGATATATATAAACCTCAGCGTGCAAAGTGTCTTGATATACAAGATTATCTATTCAGTATCAAGTCCTGCTCTCTACTCTATAATGGAAATAGCTCTCAGTCTCTTCCTTTTCCTGTGCCTTTTAGGTGCTCAGAGTTCAACTGATTTTCAAATACATCAGTTTGGTCCTGATGATGCTCATATTTTCTATCAAGGAGATGCAATAGCTTCTGTTGGAGCAGTTGAAATGATCAATAGGAGGACGTACCAGTCTCGTGTTGGTCGAGTCACATATGCAGGGCACGTGAGGATATGGGATTCTGACACTGGAAAGCTTTCAGATTTCACTTGTCATTTTACCTTTACCATTGACACGGCGTCTCTTCCCTTTTATGGTCATGGTCTTGCATTCTTTCTTGCTCCTGTTGGTTCTCAGATCCCTCTCAACTCAGCAGGGGGATTTCTAGGACTCTTTAACACGAGTAACAGTGACTCTGGAGATGGTATCGTCGCGGTTGAGTTTGACTCTTACGCGAATCCTGAGTGGGATCCTCCATATGAGCATGTAGGAATCAACAACAACTCAATTAATTCATCAGTAATCACCACTTGGAATGCTTCATTGCATAGTGGAGATACTGCTGATGTGTGGGTTTTGTATAATTCTACTAACAAAACGCTGTCTGTCTTTTGGTCCTACAAAGAAAATCttgattttcagaaaaattcTAGTCTTTCTTATCAAATTGACCTCAGAGAGGTTCTACCCGAGGTCACCACTGTCGGATTTTCATCCTCTACAGGTCAGAATGGGGAACGAGCTATCCTTAAATCGTGGGAGTTCAGTTCATCTTTAAGTATAAAAAGGAGGGACACAGAGCAGGGCAAAGTTATAGTGTCTACAACAGTGACTGTTGGGGTGTTTCTCTCTCTGACAACATTAATACTCTTTATGTTTAGGCGAAAACAAAGGGCAAGAAAAGCAGCCGAGAATTTGACGTCATTCACCGGTGACTTTGACAAAGCAGGACCTAGAAAATTTTCATACCAATCTCTCGCTGTTGCTACCAACAACTTCTCAGCTGAGCGTAAGTTAGGCCAGGGAGGCTTTGGCTGTGTTTACAAGGGATACCTCACGGATCTTCATATACCAATTGCTGTGAAAAAGATTTCAAGGGGATCTAGACAGGgcaaaaaagaatatttaactGAGATCAAAATTATTAGCAGGTTAAGACATCGAAATATAGTTCAGCTCATAGGTTGGTGCCATGATCAGGGTCAGTTCTTACTTGCTTATGAATTCATGCCAAATGGAAGCCTTGACGTTCACCTTTTTGGCAATAAGAGTTCTCTTGTCTGGCCTGTTAGATACAAGATAACACTTGGTCTTGCATCTGCTTTGCTCTATCTTCACGAGGAGTGTGAGCAATCTGTGGTGCATCGAGACATCAAATCCAGCAATATAATGCTGGATTTAAACTTCAACCTCAAGCTTGGAGATTTTGGCTTAGCTAGACTTATGGACAACGAGCTAGGGCTTCAGACGACCGGGTTGGCTGGAACTTTTGGTTACTTGGCACCAGAATATATAAGCAGTGGCAGAGCTAGTAAAGAGTCAGACATCTATAGCTTTGGTGTAGTTATTTTAGAAATTGTTACCGGAAGA
This genomic window from Daucus carota subsp. sativus chromosome 7, DH1 v3.0, whole genome shotgun sequence contains:
- the LOC108194079 gene encoding L-type lectin-domain containing receptor kinase IX.1; protein product: MNLPPESRLQINLIYINLSVQSVLIYKIIYSVSSPALYSIMEIALSLFLFLCLLGAQSSTDFQIHQFGPDDAHIFYQGDAIASVGAVEMINRRTYQSRVGRVTYAGHVRIWDSDTGKLSDFTCHFTFTIDTASLPFYGHGLAFFLAPVGSQIPLNSAGGFLGLFNTSNSDSGDGIVAVEFDSYANPEWDPPYEHVGINNNSINSSVITTWNASLHSGDTADVWVLYNSTNKTLSVFWSYKENLDFQKNSSLSYQIDLREVLPEVTTVGFSSSTGQNGERAILKSWEFSSSLSIKRRDTEQGKVIVSTTVTVGVFLSLTTLILFMFRRKQRARKAAENLTSFTGDFDKAGPRKFSYQSLAVATNNFSAERKLGQGGFGCVYKGYLTDLHIPIAVKKISRGSRQGKKEYLTEIKIISRLRHRNIVQLIGWCHDQGQFLLAYEFMPNGSLDVHLFGNKSSLVWPVRYKITLGLASALLYLHEECEQSVVHRDIKSSNIMLDLNFNLKLGDFGLARLMDNELGLQTTGLAGTFGYLAPEYISSGRASKESDIYSFGVVILEIVTGRRSRDILKNGENEWGLLEWVWNIYGSSGLLSAVDGRLNSEFDAAQVECLIVVGLWCAHPDRNMRPSIRQAIQVLNFEGEMPSLPTTMPVAIYHAPLNVPVASSTKASITCTSIDVGR